One region of Streptomyces davaonensis JCM 4913 genomic DNA includes:
- a CDS encoding adenylosuccinate synthase, whose protein sequence is MPALVLLGAQWGDEGKGKATDLLGGSVDYVVRYQGGNNAGHTVVVGDQKYALHLLPSGILSPGCTPVIGNGVVVDPSVLLSELSGLNERGVDTSKLLISGNAHVITPYNVTVDKVTERFLGKRKIGTTGRGIGPTYADKINRVGIRVQDLYDESILQQKVEAALDVKNQLLTKLYNRRAIAVDQVVEELLGYAEQIKPFVADTVLVLNQALEDDKVVLFEGGQGTLLDIDHGTYPFVTSSNPTAGGACTGAGVGPTKINRVIGILKAYTTRVGSGPFPTELFDEDGEALRRIGGERGVTTGRDRRCGWFDAVIARYATRVNGLTDFFLTKLDVLTGWDQIPVCVAYEIDGKRVEELPYSQTDFHHAKPVYEMLPGWSEDISKAKSFSDLPKNAQAYVKALEEMSGAPISAIGVGPGRDETIEINSFI, encoded by the coding sequence GTGCCCGCACTTGTGCTGCTCGGTGCTCAGTGGGGTGACGAAGGCAAGGGAAAGGCGACCGACCTGCTCGGTGGCTCGGTCGATTATGTGGTGCGCTACCAGGGCGGCAACAACGCCGGTCACACGGTGGTCGTGGGCGATCAGAAGTACGCCCTGCACCTTCTCCCTTCCGGAATCCTGTCCCCGGGGTGCACCCCGGTCATCGGCAACGGCGTCGTCGTCGACCCGTCGGTCCTGCTCTCCGAGCTGAGCGGGCTCAACGAGCGCGGCGTCGACACGTCCAAGCTCCTCATCAGCGGAAACGCGCACGTCATCACGCCGTACAACGTCACCGTCGACAAGGTGACGGAACGCTTCCTCGGTAAGCGGAAGATCGGCACGACCGGGCGCGGCATCGGGCCGACCTACGCGGACAAGATCAACCGCGTCGGCATCCGGGTGCAGGACCTCTACGACGAGTCGATCCTCCAGCAGAAGGTGGAGGCGGCGCTCGACGTCAAGAACCAGCTGCTGACCAAGCTCTACAACCGGCGCGCGATCGCCGTCGACCAGGTGGTCGAGGAGCTGCTGGGCTACGCCGAGCAGATCAAGCCGTTCGTCGCCGACACGGTGCTGGTCCTGAACCAGGCCCTGGAGGACGACAAGGTCGTGCTCTTCGAGGGCGGCCAGGGCACGCTGCTCGACATCGACCACGGCACGTATCCGTTCGTCACCTCGTCCAACCCGACCGCGGGCGGCGCCTGCACGGGCGCGGGCGTGGGCCCGACGAAGATCAACCGGGTCATCGGCATCCTCAAGGCCTACACGACCCGCGTCGGCTCGGGCCCGTTCCCGACCGAGCTGTTCGACGAGGACGGCGAGGCGCTGCGCCGCATCGGTGGCGAGCGGGGCGTCACCACCGGCCGTGACCGTCGCTGCGGCTGGTTCGACGCGGTCATCGCCCGGTACGCGACCCGCGTCAACGGTCTGACCGACTTCTTCCTGACCAAGCTCGACGTGCTCACCGGCTGGGACCAGATCCCGGTCTGCGTCGCGTACGAGATCGACGGCAAGCGGGTCGAGGAGCTGCCGTACTCGCAGACGGACTTCCACCACGCGAAGCCGGTCTACGAGATGCTGCCGGGCTGGTCCGAGGACATCTCGAAGGCGAAGTCGTTCTCCGACCTGCCGAAGAACGCCCAGGCGTACGTGAAGGCGCTGGAGGAGATGTCCGGCGCCCCGATCTCCGCGATCGGCGTGGGTCCGGGCCGGGACGAGACGATCGAGATCAACTCGTTCATCTGA
- a CDS encoding diacylglycerol kinase family protein, with translation MAEVATSATSEQLLVVIDPVARHLDGESVRIAKDVLSAGAATKVCLPEGPEEFARALARRGSRRPVVVGDDRALVRAVSLLHRQRELAGCALSVVPVGAVLSLAGALGVPTGAVAAARAVLDGVERRVDVLVDDSDGVVLGTLRIPAVPPAPGSAEAVDGRPWRRTYHSLVRTLAPARPAPAPSGAGLARLRVEVDGLTLVDLDQPVEGVSVTPHGSGTASVEVRPASTGAEAAPLLARGRRVTVSGADFRYRADALEAGPVRRRTWTVWEGALGLVVPGK, from the coding sequence ATGGCCGAGGTGGCGACTTCCGCGACGTCCGAACAGCTGCTGGTGGTCATCGACCCGGTCGCCCGGCATTTGGACGGGGAGTCCGTACGGATCGCAAAAGACGTGCTCAGCGCGGGTGCCGCCACCAAGGTGTGCCTGCCGGAGGGGCCCGAGGAATTCGCCCGCGCGCTCGCCCGAAGGGGTTCGCGGCGGCCGGTGGTGGTCGGCGACGACCGGGCGCTGGTGCGCGCGGTGTCCCTGCTGCACCGGCAGCGGGAGCTGGCCGGATGTGCGCTGTCGGTGGTCCCGGTGGGCGCCGTGCTATCGCTGGCCGGGGCGCTGGGGGTGCCCACCGGCGCGGTGGCGGCGGCGCGCGCCGTGCTGGACGGGGTCGAGCGCCGCGTGGACGTGCTCGTCGACGACAGTGACGGGGTGGTGCTGGGGACGCTGCGCATCCCTGCGGTGCCGCCCGCGCCGGGGAGCGCAGAGGCCGTGGACGGGCGGCCCTGGCGGCGGACGTACCACTCCCTGGTACGGACGCTGGCGCCGGCGCGTCCGGCTCCGGCGCCCTCGGGGGCCGGGCTCGCGCGGCTGCGGGTCGAGGTCGACGGGCTGACCCTGGTGGACCTGGACCAGCCGGTGGAGGGCGTCTCTGTCACCCCGCACGGCTCCGGTACGGCGTCGGTGGAGGTCCGCCCGGCCTCGACAGGCGCGGAGGCGGCACCCCTGCTGGCGCGGGGCCGCCGGGTGACGGTGTCGGGGGCGGACTTCCGCTACCGCGCAGATGCCCTGGAGGCGGGGCCGGTACGGAGGCGGACCTGGACGGTGTGGGAGGGGGCGCTGGGGTTGGTCGTACCGGGGAAGTAG
- a CDS encoding GbsR/MarR family transcriptional regulator — MTEAAAEAAGRDGRDTEAVSRFVESFAAQLVEAGMQRMAARVFAALLASDEGSLTSAELGEQLRISPAAVSGAVRYLAQTHMVSREREPGSRRERYRVHGDQWYEALTNREAVIKRWEGALREGVVSLGADSPAGRRMAETLAFFEFIEGEIAAMMERWRVHRDERFGPEPGK; from the coding sequence ATGACGGAAGCAGCGGCCGAGGCGGCGGGGCGGGACGGTCGGGACACCGAGGCCGTGTCGAGGTTCGTCGAGTCCTTCGCGGCGCAGCTCGTCGAGGCCGGGATGCAGCGCATGGCGGCCCGGGTCTTCGCCGCGCTGCTCGCCTCCGACGAAGGCTCGCTGACCTCCGCCGAACTGGGCGAACAGTTGCGGATCAGCCCGGCCGCGGTGTCCGGCGCGGTGCGCTACCTGGCCCAGACCCACATGGTCTCCCGCGAGCGCGAGCCCGGCTCACGGCGCGAGCGCTACCGGGTGCACGGGGACCAGTGGTACGAGGCCCTCACCAACCGCGAGGCCGTCATCAAGCGGTGGGAGGGCGCGCTGCGGGAGGGCGTGGTCAGCCTCGGCGCGGACAGCCCGGCGGGCCGCCGGATGGCCGAGACGCTGGCCTTCTTCGAGTTCATCGAGGGCGAGATCGCGGCGATGATGGAGCGGTGGCGGGTACACCGGGACGAGCGGTTCGGGCCCGAGCCCGGCAAGTAG
- a CDS encoding ABC transporter ATP-binding protein encodes MTKAITVSGLHKRFGSTHALDGLDLEVETGEVHGFLGPNGSGKSTTIRVLLGLLRADSGAAQILGLDPWADAVEAHRRIAYVPGDVTLWRNLSGGEVIDLYGRLRGGLDKARRAELTERFELDPTKKGRTYSKGNRQKVALVAAFASDVDLLILDEPTSGLDPLMEEVFQRCVEEAREQGRTILLSSHILSEVEQLCDRVSIIRQGRTVETGSLADLRHLTRTSVAAELAGPPNGLAHLPGVHDLDIQGRRVRLQVDTDKLDAVLKSFAESGVRSLTSTPPTLEELFLRHYQEADR; translated from the coding sequence ATGACGAAGGCAATCACCGTCTCCGGACTGCACAAGCGGTTCGGGAGCACGCACGCGCTCGACGGCCTCGACCTGGAGGTGGAGACCGGCGAGGTGCACGGTTTCCTCGGCCCGAACGGCTCCGGGAAGTCCACCACCATCCGCGTCCTGCTGGGCCTGCTGCGCGCCGACTCCGGCGCCGCGCAGATCCTCGGCCTCGACCCCTGGGCGGACGCGGTGGAGGCACACCGGCGGATCGCCTACGTCCCCGGCGACGTCACCCTGTGGCGCAACCTCTCCGGCGGCGAGGTCATCGACCTGTACGGCCGACTGCGCGGCGGACTGGACAAGGCGCGGCGGGCCGAGCTGACCGAGCGCTTCGAGCTGGACCCGACCAAGAAGGGCCGCACCTACTCCAAGGGCAACCGGCAGAAGGTGGCCCTGGTGGCGGCCTTCGCCTCGGACGTGGATCTGCTGATCCTGGACGAGCCGACGTCGGGCCTGGACCCGCTGATGGAGGAGGTCTTCCAGCGCTGTGTGGAGGAGGCCCGGGAACAGGGCCGGACGATCCTGCTCTCCTCGCACATCCTCAGCGAGGTGGAGCAGCTCTGCGACCGGGTGAGCATCATCCGCCAGGGCCGTACGGTCGAGACCGGGTCCCTGGCCGATCTGCGGCACCTCACCCGGACCAGCGTCGCGGCCGAACTCGCGGGTCCGCCCAACGGGTTGGCGCACCTGCCCGGCGTGCACGATCTCGACATCCAGGGCCGCCGCGTCCGGCTCCAGGTCGACACGGACAAGCTGGACGCCGTACTGAAGTCGTTCGCGGAGTCCGGGGTCCGCTCGCTGACCTCCACTCCGCCCACGCTGGAGGAGCTGTTCCTGCGGCACTACCAGGAGGCGGACCGATGA
- a CDS encoding ABC transporter permease, which translates to MTTATAELAGTGTLLRFALRRDRLMIPVWVAVNTLMILSMPGTLEGLYSTDADRAKLVADTASNASFRALIGPVFDDSIGALTAWRVGVYAGALAAVVSLLVVVRHTRDEEESGRQELVASGMVGRRASLTASLLAAGVANAVLALLVTVGLFGQGAAGALAFGLGLAGVGMVFATMAAIVAQFTESARLARGLTAGLLGAAFVLRAAGDSASDDGSSALTWASPLGWLSNVRSFANERWWVLLLFVAATAAQAALAYALAGRRDVGMSFFPSRPGPAEGRLATTTALAWRLQRGGVLGWSIGFFLAGVVYGGLTDGVTDLVGDNENAREIFERMGGQSGLTDAFLASMIGMLGLIASLYVVSSVLRLHGEETSMRAEPLLANAVSRLRWAAGHLLIAFAGSTWIMILAGLGFAAGYGKQIPEILAACLIQLPAVWLIGGIAVLLYGVLPRAAMAAWAVASAVLLIGWVGPALDAPQAVLDLSPFAHLPKLPGGEMAWGPVLALLASAALLVAGGLAGLQRRDMTT; encoded by the coding sequence ATGACCACGGCCACCGCCGAACTGGCGGGCACCGGAACGCTGTTGCGGTTCGCCCTGCGCCGGGACCGGCTGATGATCCCGGTCTGGGTGGCGGTGAACACCCTGATGATCCTCTCGATGCCGGGCACGCTGGAGGGCCTGTACTCAACCGACGCGGACCGCGCGAAACTCGTGGCGGACACGGCCTCCAACGCCTCCTTCCGCGCCCTGATCGGCCCGGTCTTCGACGACTCGATCGGCGCGCTGACGGCCTGGCGGGTCGGCGTGTACGCGGGCGCCCTCGCGGCCGTGGTCAGCCTGCTGGTCGTCGTACGGCACACGCGGGACGAGGAGGAGAGCGGGCGGCAGGAGCTGGTGGCGTCCGGGATGGTGGGCCGCCGCGCCTCCCTGACGGCGTCCCTGCTGGCGGCGGGCGTGGCGAACGCCGTGCTCGCGCTCCTGGTCACGGTCGGCCTCTTCGGCCAGGGCGCCGCCGGGGCGCTGGCCTTCGGTCTCGGCCTCGCCGGGGTCGGCATGGTCTTCGCGACGATGGCGGCGATCGTCGCGCAGTTCACGGAGAGCGCGCGGCTGGCCCGGGGTCTGACGGCGGGCCTGCTCGGCGCGGCCTTCGTCCTGCGCGCGGCGGGCGACTCGGCATCGGACGACGGCTCATCGGCACTGACCTGGGCCTCACCGCTGGGCTGGCTGTCGAATGTCCGGTCCTTCGCGAACGAACGCTGGTGGGTCCTGCTCCTGTTCGTGGCGGCGACGGCGGCCCAGGCGGCGCTCGCCTACGCCCTCGCGGGCCGCCGGGACGTCGGCATGAGCTTCTTCCCGTCCCGCCCGGGCCCCGCCGAGGGCCGCCTCGCCACCACCACCGCCCTCGCCTGGCGGCTCCAACGGGGCGGCGTCCTCGGCTGGAGCATCGGCTTCTTCCTCGCCGGGGTCGTCTACGGCGGCCTGACGGACGGCGTGACGGACCTGGTCGGCGACAACGAGAACGCCCGCGAGATCTTCGAACGCATGGGCGGCCAGAGCGGCCTGACGGACGCGTTCCTCGCCTCGATGATCGGCATGCTGGGCCTGATCGCGTCCCTGTACGTGGTCTCCTCGGTCCTCCGGCTGCACGGCGAGGAGACCTCCATGCGGGCGGAGCCGCTCCTGGCGAACGCGGTGAGCCGCCTGCGCTGGGCCGCCGGCCACCTCCTGATCGCCTTCGCGGGCTCAACCTGGATCATGATCCTGGCCGGCCTGGGCTTCGCCGCGGGCTACGGCAAGCAGATCCCCGAGATCCTTGCCGCCTGCCTGATCCAACTCCCCGCGGTATGGCTGATCGGCGGCATCGCGGTCCTCCTGTACGGCGTCCTCCCCCGAGCCGCGATGGCGGCATGGGCGGTGGCCTCCGCGGTCCTCCTGATCGGCTGGGTGGGCCCGGCCCTGGACGCCCCCCAGGCGGTCCTGGACCTCTCCCCCTTCGCCCACCTCCCGAAGCTGCCGGGCGGGGAGATGGCATGGGGCCCGGTGCTGGCCCTGCTGGCGTCGGCCGCACTGCTCGTCGCCGGAGGACTGGCGGGGTTGCAGCGCCGGGACATGACGACGTAA
- a CDS encoding cytochrome P450: MGAFDPWDPAFLADPYPAYAELRAKGRVHYFEPTNQWLVPHHADVSALLRDRRLGRTYQHRFTHEEFGRTAPPAEHEPFHTLNDHGMLDLEPPDHTRIRRLVSKAFTPRTVEQLKPYVARLAGELVDRLVDAGGGDLLTDVAEPLPVAVIAEMLGIPEADRAPLRPWSADICGMYELNPPEETARKAVRASVEFSEYLRELIAERRKEPGEDLISGLIAAHDEGDRLTEQEMISTCVLLLNAGHEATVNSTVNGWYALFRNPDQLAALRADHTLVPAAIEELMRYDTPLQLFERWVLDEIEIDGTTIPRGAEIAMLFGSANHDPEVFANPDRLDLTRQENPHISFSAGIHYCIGAPLARIELAASMTALLERAPALSLAADPDRKPNFVIRGLEGLTVAV, from the coding sequence ATGGGAGCCTTCGATCCATGGGACCCGGCGTTTCTCGCCGACCCCTACCCCGCCTACGCCGAGCTGCGTGCCAAGGGCCGTGTGCACTATTTCGAGCCGACGAACCAGTGGCTGGTGCCGCACCACGCCGACGTCTCGGCGTTGCTGCGTGACCGCCGTCTCGGGCGGACGTATCAGCACCGGTTCACGCACGAGGAGTTCGGGCGGACGGCCCCTCCCGCGGAGCACGAGCCGTTCCACACCCTGAACGACCACGGAATGCTGGACCTGGAACCGCCGGACCACACCAGGATCCGGCGCCTGGTCTCCAAGGCGTTCACCCCGAGGACGGTCGAGCAGCTCAAGCCGTACGTCGCACGGCTGGCCGGGGAACTGGTGGACCGCTTGGTCGACGCGGGCGGCGGCGACCTGCTCACCGATGTCGCCGAGCCGCTGCCGGTCGCGGTGATCGCCGAGATGCTGGGCATCCCGGAGGCGGACCGGGCACCCTTGCGGCCCTGGTCGGCGGACATCTGCGGGATGTACGAGCTGAATCCGCCCGAGGAGACGGCCCGGAAGGCGGTACGGGCCTCGGTCGAGTTCTCGGAGTACCTGCGGGAGCTGATCGCCGAGCGCCGCAAGGAGCCGGGGGAGGACCTGATCTCCGGCCTCATCGCGGCGCACGACGAGGGCGACCGCCTCACGGAACAGGAGATGATCTCGACGTGCGTGCTCCTGCTGAACGCGGGGCACGAGGCGACGGTGAACTCCACGGTCAACGGCTGGTACGCCCTGTTCCGCAACCCGGACCAGTTGGCGGCCCTGCGCGCGGACCACACCCTGGTCCCGGCCGCGATCGAGGAACTGATGCGCTACGACACCCCGCTCCAGCTCTTCGAGCGCTGGGTCCTGGACGAGATCGAGATCGACGGCACGACGATCCCGCGCGGCGCCGAGATTGCGATGCTCTTCGGCTCGGCGAACCACGACCCCGAGGTGTTCGCGAACCCCGACCGCCTGGACCTCACCCGCCAGGAGAACCCCCACATCTCCTTCAGCGCCGGAATCCACTACTGCATCGGCGCCCCACTGGCCCGCATCGAGTTGGCGGCCTCGATGACGGCGCTGCTGGAACGGGCCCCGGCCCTGAGCCTGGCGGCGGATCCGGACCGCAAGCCGAACTTCGTGATCCGGGGGCTGGAGGGCCTCACCGTCGCGGTCTGA
- a CDS encoding response regulator, producing MTIRVLIADDQMMVREGFSVLLNAMPDIEVVGEAVNGREAVTKVRELTPDVVLMDIRMPELNGIEATREIVAADGTARVLVLTTFDLDEYVYQALRAGASGFLLKDASARQLADGVRVVASGEALLAPSVTRRLITEFSKLSEAPRAFTGAHAAYGDLTERETEVLVLIAQGLSNAEIAERLVVAESTIKTHVSRILVKLGLRDRTQAAVFAYEARLVTPG from the coding sequence ATGACCATCCGCGTCCTGATCGCCGACGACCAGATGATGGTCCGCGAGGGCTTCTCCGTGCTGCTGAACGCGATGCCGGACATCGAGGTCGTCGGCGAGGCGGTGAACGGCCGTGAGGCGGTGACGAAGGTCCGCGAACTCACCCCCGACGTCGTCCTGATGGACATCCGCATGCCCGAACTGAACGGCATCGAGGCGACCCGGGAGATCGTGGCGGCGGACGGCACCGCACGGGTGCTGGTGCTGACCACCTTCGACCTCGACGAGTACGTCTACCAGGCGCTGCGCGCCGGGGCCTCCGGCTTCCTGCTGAAGGACGCCTCGGCGCGCCAACTGGCGGACGGCGTACGGGTGGTGGCCTCCGGCGAGGCCCTCCTCGCCCCCTCGGTCACCCGCCGCCTGATCACGGAGTTCTCCAAACTGTCCGAGGCCCCAAGGGCGTTCACGGGAGCCCACGCGGCCTACGGCGACCTCACCGAACGCGAGACGGAGGTCCTGGTGCTGATCGCGCAGGGGCTGTCCAACGCGGAGATCGCCGAGCGTCTGGTGGTGGCCGAGTCGACGATCAAGACCCACGTCAGCCGGATCCTGGTGAAGCTGGGCCTCAGGGACCGCACCCAGGCGGCGGTGTTCGCGTACGAGGCGCGGCTGGTGACACCGGGCTGA
- a CDS encoding sensor histidine kinase: MLYVTETTSKSHSPEFRVAQDALRGLRQDLFHDAFAYRPLPRLRTDGPLVRLLPARLREYAAWTPHALITVAALFAVIAANEDSVNAPTLAGPLCAIPVLLVMVRPVGAFWLSMAVTPVAGVLGGSWGEWPWMAGAVVSHLTVLLVVAIRTRPRTALWMWLLTGAYGLVAEAGFDRGYYYGSNTGPMLVVSAFLLLLVSVWHIRREAKQEVTAQATVTAQERSKRTLLEERSTIARELHDVVAHHMSVVAIQAEAAPYRVENPPEELERAFATIRENAVAALTELRRVLGVVRAEDYEAPDAPQPTLADLDRLLANVRDAGLGVEKTVTGAVRELPQGVELSAYRIVQEALSNSLRHAPGAEAKVEIGYVLGGLGLRIVNTPPPAPALIKPSPGAGHGITGMRERVTMLNGEMTAGPTDEGGYEVAVFLPVQQHLGDLAGDEA, encoded by the coding sequence GTGCTGTACGTGACCGAGACGACCAGCAAATCCCACAGCCCGGAGTTCCGGGTGGCCCAGGACGCCCTGCGCGGGCTGCGGCAGGACCTCTTCCACGACGCCTTCGCCTACCGGCCGCTGCCCCGGCTGCGCACCGACGGCCCGCTGGTCCGGCTGCTGCCCGCCCGGCTGCGGGAGTACGCGGCCTGGACCCCGCACGCGCTGATCACCGTGGCCGCGCTGTTCGCGGTGATCGCCGCGAACGAGGACAGCGTGAACGCGCCCACGCTGGCCGGTCCGCTCTGCGCGATCCCCGTCCTGCTGGTCATGGTGCGGCCCGTCGGGGCGTTCTGGCTGTCCATGGCCGTCACTCCGGTCGCCGGGGTGCTGGGCGGCAGCTGGGGCGAGTGGCCGTGGATGGCCGGGGCCGTCGTCAGCCATCTGACGGTGCTGCTGGTGGTGGCCATCCGCACCAGGCCGCGCACGGCGCTGTGGATGTGGCTGCTGACGGGTGCGTACGGCCTGGTGGCGGAGGCCGGTTTCGACCGCGGCTACTACTACGGCTCCAACACCGGCCCCATGCTGGTCGTCTCCGCGTTCCTGCTGCTGCTCGTCTCCGTCTGGCACATCCGCCGCGAGGCCAAGCAGGAGGTGACCGCGCAGGCGACGGTGACCGCGCAGGAGCGCTCCAAGCGCACCCTGCTGGAGGAGCGCTCCACGATCGCCCGTGAGCTGCACGACGTGGTCGCCCACCACATGTCGGTCGTCGCCATCCAGGCGGAGGCCGCGCCCTACCGGGTGGAGAACCCGCCTGAGGAACTGGAGCGGGCCTTCGCCACCATCCGGGAGAACGCGGTGGCGGCGCTGACCGAACTGCGCCGGGTCCTGGGCGTCGTACGCGCCGAGGACTACGAGGCCCCGGACGCCCCGCAGCCCACGCTCGCCGATCTGGACAGGCTGCTGGCCAATGTGCGGGACGCCGGTCTCGGCGTCGAGAAGACGGTAACCGGCGCGGTGCGCGAACTGCCGCAGGGCGTCGAGCTGTCGGCGTACCGAATAGTCCAGGAGGCCCTGAGCAACAGCCTGCGGCACGCGCCCGGCGCGGAGGCGAAGGTGGAGATCGGCTATGTGCTCGGCGGTCTCGGCCTGCGGATCGTCAACACCCCGCCGCCCGCGCCCGCGTTGATCAAGCCCTCGCCCGGCGCGGGGCACGGCATCACCGGTATGCGGGAGCGGGTGACCATGCTGAACGGCGAGATGACGGCCGGCCCGACGGACGAAGGCGGTTACGAAGTGGCGGTGTTCCTCCCCGTGCAGCAGCACCTGGGTGACCTCGCGGGGGACGAGGCATGA
- a CDS encoding alpha/beta hydrolase, producing the protein MPDDAAAARSAAEEQSAFSHPPVEPDASAAYGDHPDQVIDFYAPRTETAPAPLVVVLHGGAWRSPYDRRHITPFCDFLARRGFAVANVEYRKGAEGAAEIAGRWPDTLDDVAAAMDALPALAKRNLPQADPRRTVVTGHSAGGQLALWAAARHVLPADARWRTDGPAPLRGVVALAPIADFTVADKLDVCGGAARQLLGGDEHFAERRPYADPALLLPTGIATTLVQGRTDVDVPQPVAEAYADAAAKAGEVVGLTLLEDVGHFPLIDPAADACAVVAEEIAQLAW; encoded by the coding sequence ATGCCGGACGACGCCGCCGCAGCCCGGTCCGCCGCCGAAGAGCAGTCGGCCTTCTCGCACCCGCCCGTCGAGCCCGACGCGAGCGCCGCGTACGGCGACCACCCCGACCAGGTGATCGACTTCTACGCCCCGCGCACCGAGACCGCTCCCGCCCCTTTGGTGGTCGTCCTGCACGGCGGCGCCTGGCGCTCCCCGTACGACCGCCGTCACATCACCCCGTTCTGCGACTTCCTGGCCCGTCGGGGCTTCGCCGTGGCCAATGTCGAGTACCGCAAGGGCGCGGAGGGCGCGGCGGAGATCGCGGGCCGCTGGCCGGACACCCTCGACGACGTGGCCGCGGCGATGGACGCCCTGCCCGCGCTCGCCAAGCGGAACCTCCCGCAGGCCGACCCCCGCCGTACCGTCGTCACCGGGCACTCCGCCGGTGGTCAGCTCGCGCTGTGGGCCGCCGCCCGCCATGTGCTGCCCGCCGACGCGCGCTGGCGCACCGACGGCCCCGCCCCGCTGCGCGGTGTCGTCGCGCTCGCCCCGATCGCCGACTTCACGGTCGCCGACAAACTGGACGTCTGCGGTGGCGCGGCCCGTCAACTCCTGGGCGGTGACGAGCACTTCGCCGAGAGGCGGCCGTACGCCGATCCCGCGCTGCTGCTGCCCACCGGCATCGCCACCACCCTCGTGCAGGGCCGCACCGACGTGGATGTGCCGCAGCCGGTCGCCGAGGCGTACGCGGACGCGGCGGCGAAGGCGGGCGAGGTGGTCGGGCTGACCTTGCTGGAGGACGTGGGCCACTTCCCGCTGATCGACCCGGCCGCGGACGCGTGCGCGGTGGTGGCGGAGGAGATCGCTCAGCTGGCCTGGTGA
- the kynU gene encoding kynureninase: MSELRVRAEKLDAADELAAKRAGFVLDEVVYLDGNSLGALPANVPDRVADVVRRQWGALRIRSWEESGWWTAPERIGDRIAPLVGAAPGQVVVGDSTSVNVFKALVAAVRMAGEGRDEIVVDATTFPTDGYIAQSAARMTGCELRPVDPSEVPSVLGDRTAAVLLNHVDYRTGRLHDLPSLTAAVHAAGALVVWDLCHSAGALPVGLDEHEVDLAVGCTYKYLNGGPGSPAYLYVRADLQSRFDSPLPGWNSHVDPFGMRGDYEPATGALRGRVGTPDILSMLALEAALEVWDDVPIESVRAKSLALTDFFLECVEEYVPGGRVESLTPVAHEERGSQVALRCDDAAAVMERLIERGVVGDFRAPDVLRFGFTPLYVGFADVERAARTLGETLGG; this comes from the coding sequence ATGTCTGAGCTCAGGGTCCGGGCGGAGAAGCTCGACGCCGCGGACGAACTCGCCGCCAAGCGGGCCGGGTTCGTCCTCGACGAGGTCGTCTACCTCGACGGCAACTCGCTCGGCGCGCTCCCGGCGAACGTGCCGGACCGGGTCGCGGACGTGGTCCGGCGCCAGTGGGGCGCCCTGCGCATCCGGTCCTGGGAGGAGAGCGGCTGGTGGACCGCCCCCGAGCGGATCGGCGACCGGATCGCTCCGCTGGTCGGGGCGGCGCCGGGTCAAGTCGTGGTCGGCGACTCGACAAGTGTCAATGTTTTCAAGGCACTTGTGGCCGCGGTGCGGATGGCGGGCGAGGGGCGTGACGAGATCGTCGTGGACGCGACGACCTTCCCCACCGACGGCTACATAGCGCAGTCGGCGGCCCGGATGACGGGCTGCGAGCTGCGGCCGGTGGACCCGTCCGAGGTCCCGTCGGTCCTGGGTGACCGGACGGCCGCCGTCCTGCTCAACCACGTCGACTACCGCACCGGCCGCCTGCACGACCTGCCGTCCCTGACGGCCGCGGTGCACGCGGCGGGGGCGCTGGTGGTCTGGGACCTGTGCCACAGCGCGGGCGCGCTGCCGGTCGGCCTGGACGAGCACGAGGTCGATCTGGCGGTCGGCTGCACGTACAAGTACCTGAACGGGGGCCCGGGTTCACCGGCGTACCTCTACGTACGAGCGGATCTCCAGAGCCGCTTCGACTCCCCGCTGCCGGGCTGGAACTCCCACGTGGACCCCTTCGGCATGCGCGGCGACTACGAACCGGCCACGGGGGCCCTGCGCGGTCGCGTCGGCACCCCGGACATCCTCTCCATGCTCGCGCTGGAGGCGGCGCTCGAGGTCTGGGACGACGTGCCGATCGAGTCGGTACGGGCGAAGTCCCTGGCGCTGACGGACTTCTTCCTGGAGTGCGTCGAGGAGTACGTCCCCGGCGGCCGGGTGGAGTCGCTGACCCCGGTGGCCCACGAGGAGCGGGGCAGCCAGGTCGCGCTGCGCTGCGACGACGCGGCCGCGGTGATGGAGCGGCTGATCGAGCGGGGAGTGGTGGGCGACTTCCGGGCCCCGGACGTCCTGCGCTTCGGCTTCACTCCGCTGTACGTCGGATTCGCGGACGTGGAGAGGGCGGCGCGGACGCTGGGGGAGACGCTCGGCGGGTGA